One window of Steroidobacteraceae bacterium genomic DNA carries:
- a CDS encoding fumarylacetoacetate hydrolase family protein: MVTYRLGEREARLGVLHRDLVVDASRLARQQQCELPAGMLEFIDLGQQGTLLLQALLQDSGPRELAGASTFAGNVTLLAPIPRPRKNIFGIGLNYAKHVEESARSLDTAAQRPDKPVIFSKPPTSVVSWCDPIIHNRAVTEQLDWETELAVIIGRRASRIDRSAAMDFVFGYSVINDISARDCRRSGQWIVSKGQDSFAPMGPCIVTSDEIPDPHDLRLYTKVNGVVKQDSNTRHMLFRIDELIADISSVMTLEPGDIIATGTPDGVGAGRTPPEFMWPGDVLESAVEPIGTLRNPIVAA, from the coding sequence TTGGTAACATATCGTCTTGGTGAACGAGAGGCACGTCTCGGTGTATTGCATCGTGACCTGGTCGTCGACGCGTCACGGCTCGCCCGGCAGCAACAGTGTGAATTGCCGGCGGGCATGCTCGAATTCATCGACCTGGGCCAGCAGGGAACGCTGCTCTTGCAGGCGTTGCTGCAGGACAGCGGCCCAAGGGAACTGGCCGGCGCCAGTACGTTTGCGGGTAACGTCACCCTGCTGGCCCCAATTCCCAGACCCCGCAAGAACATATTCGGGATTGGGTTGAACTATGCAAAGCATGTCGAGGAGTCGGCGCGCTCGCTGGACACTGCAGCGCAACGCCCCGACAAACCGGTCATCTTCTCGAAACCACCGACTAGCGTCGTTTCCTGGTGTGATCCCATCATCCACAATCGCGCCGTCACCGAACAACTCGACTGGGAGACCGAGCTCGCGGTCATCATCGGTCGCAGGGCGTCACGGATCGATCGAAGTGCAGCCATGGATTTCGTGTTCGGCTACTCGGTCATCAATGACATCAGCGCTCGCGATTGCCGACGCAGTGGCCAATGGATCGTCTCCAAAGGTCAGGACAGCTTTGCGCCTATGGGACCATGTATCGTCACAAGCGACGAAATACCCGATCCGCACGACCTGCGCCTGTATACCAAGGTCAACGGCGTCGTCAAACAGGATTCGAACACGCGCCACATGCTGTTTCGAATCGACGAACTCATTGCGGACATCAGTTCGGTCATGACGCTGGAGCCCGGTGACATCATCGCCACCGGCACTCCCGATGGTGTGGGCGCAGGCAGAACACCCCCGGAATTCATGTGGCCCGGCGATGTGCTGGAATCCGCGGTCGAGCCCATCGGAACCCTGCGGAATCCAATCGTAGCCGCCTGA